The Cucumis melo cultivar AY chromosome 5, USDA_Cmelo_AY_1.0, whole genome shotgun sequence genome has a segment encoding these proteins:
- the LOC103499358 gene encoding putative invertase inhibitor: protein MAADSGTEDRINKICRQMEEFAFCSQTFHSSLKGGSADYIGLTGIANNQAYTKATSTFGYVEELLRSVSDPTLKNALIVCENAYKVVKDSFGEGIQSFAQRDYRGMLNAERIAPRAQASCTSIFSTTPPPKQNPLSQINREMRILIAMAIVSGSSIG, encoded by the coding sequence ATGGCAGCTGACAGCGGAACCGAAGATAGAATCAATAAAATATGTCGTCAAATGGAGGAATTTGCATTTTGTAGTCAAACATTCCATTCGAGCTTGAAAGGTGGTTCAGCAGACTATATAGGACTAACTGGAATAGCAAACAATCAAGCCTACACAAAAGCAACTAGTACATTTGGGTACGTTGAAGAGTTGTTAAGAAGCGTAAGTGATCCAACATTGAAGAATGCATTAATAGTATGTGAAAATGCATATAAGGTAGTGAAGGATTCGTTTGGAGAAGGGATACAGTCGTTTGCACAAAGAGATTATAGAGGAATGTTGAATGCAGAGAGGATAGCACCAAGAGCACAAGCAAGTTGTACCTCGATATTCAGCACTACACCACCACCCAAACAAAATCCACTTTCTCAAATTAATAGGGAGATGAGAATTCTCATTGCTATGGCTATAGTATCTGGCTCTAGCATTGGTTGA
- the LOC127149593 gene encoding putative invertase inhibitor has protein sequence MAADSGTEDRINRICRQMEEFAFCSQTFHQSLKGGSADYIGLTGIANNQAYTKATSTFGYVEELLRSVSDPTLKNALIVCENAYKVVKDAFGEGIQSFAQRDYRGMLNAERIAPRAQASCTSIFSTTPPPKQNPLSQINREMRILIAMAIVSGSSIG, from the coding sequence ATGGCAGCTGACAGCGGAACCGAAGATAGAATCAATAGAATATGTCGTCAAATGGAGGAATTTGCATTTTGCAGTCAAACCTTCCATCAGAGCTTGAAAGGTGGTTCAGCAGACTATATAGGACTAACTGGAATAGCAAACAATCAAGCCTACACAAAAGCAACTAGTACATTTGGGTACGTTGAAGAGCTGTTAAGAAGCGTAAGTGATCCAACATTGAAGAATGCATTAATAGTATGTGAAAATGCATATAAGGTAGTGAAGGATGCGTTTGGAGAAGGGATACAGTCATTTGCACAAAGAGATTATAGAGGAATGTTGAATGCTGAGAGGATAGCACCAAGAGCACAAGCAAGTTGTACCTCGATATTCAGCACTACACCACCACCCAAACAAAATCCACTTTCTCAAATTAATAGGGAAATGAGAATTCTCATTGCTATGGCTATAGTATCTGGCTCTAGCATTGGTTGA